A portion of the Calothrix sp. 336/3 genome contains these proteins:
- a CDS encoding ABC transporter ATP-binding protein has protein sequence MAGENYQESQDGADINHNQNAIIRLENIFKIYGSGETEVKALNDVNLIIEEGEYCSIMGPSGSGKSTAMNIIGCLDRPSSGHYYLDNLDVAQMDDKQLAHIRNKKLGFVFQQFHLLPQLTALENVMLPMVYADVPSSERRDRAVESLTRVGLAKRLQNKPTQLSGGQQQRVAIARAIVNRPVVLLADEPTGALDSRTTQEVLDIFTELNSTGITVVMVTHEPEVARQTKRIVWFRDGQVVNANLPATDLLVMSQ, from the coding sequence ATGGCAGGAGAAAACTATCAAGAATCTCAAGATGGTGCGGACATAAATCACAATCAGAATGCAATTATCCGCTTAGAAAATATTTTTAAAATTTATGGAAGTGGTGAAACAGAAGTTAAGGCACTAAATGATGTTAATTTAATTATTGAGGAGGGAGAATATTGCTCAATTATGGGACCTTCAGGTTCAGGAAAATCCACAGCTATGAATATTATTGGTTGTTTGGATCGTCCTAGTTCTGGGCATTATTATTTAGATAATTTAGATGTTGCCCAAATGGATGATAAACAATTGGCACATATTCGGAATAAAAAACTTGGTTTTGTCTTCCAACAATTTCATCTTTTACCCCAATTAACTGCCCTGGAAAATGTTATGTTACCCATGGTATATGCAGATGTTCCGAGTTCCGAAAGACGCGATCGCGCTGTGGAATCCCTGACTCGTGTCGGTTTGGCAAAACGTCTGCAAAACAAACCCACTCAGCTTTCTGGGGGACAACAACAACGGGTGGCGATCGCCCGCGCTATTGTCAACCGTCCTGTGGTACTCTTGGCTGATGAGCCAACGGGTGCATTAGATTCCCGTACTACCCAGGAAGTTTTAGATATTTTTACCGAGTTGAATTCTACAGGTATCACCGTTGTGATGGTGACTCATGAACCAGAGGTTGCACGACAAACAAAACGTATAGTTTGGTTTCGTGACGGACAGGTGGTAAATGCAAATTTGCCAGCTACAGATTTATTAGTTATGAGTCAATAG
- a CDS encoding ABC transporter permease has translation MNIWESMKMAGTTLLSNKLRSSLTMLGIVIGNASVIAMIGIGEGGQKFVAKQLESLGPNVLFVLPGNQETQQISFEVPKNLVLADAEAIAAQVPTVLEVAPELNRRQIVTYSSRTKDVNIIGTTPGFLKVRDFDTEKGRFFSDIDMQRNNQVVVLGSKLTEQLFGKRNPIGKQIRIKTTSFQIIGVLKSKGSNLGVNYDDAALIPLTTSANRVAGRNSPYGIALDYISVSAKDGKSVDAAQFQITNLLRQRHKITGEDDFSIQTQKDALKTVGQISGALTIMLAAIAGISLFVGGIGIMNIMLVSVTERTQEIGLRKAIGATSEDILFQFMIEAIILSAAGGLIGTGLGIGAVMIVASLTPLQAGISATAIILTVGVSGGIGLFFGVVPARRAAKLDPIIALRSA, from the coding sequence ATGAATATATGGGAAAGTATGAAGATGGCAGGAACAACCCTGCTGTCAAATAAGCTACGTAGTAGTTTGACGATGTTAGGTATTGTTATCGGCAATGCTTCGGTGATTGCGATGATTGGGATTGGGGAAGGGGGGCAAAAATTTGTTGCCAAGCAGTTAGAATCCCTGGGACCAAATGTGTTATTTGTGTTACCAGGAAATCAGGAAACCCAACAAATTTCCTTTGAAGTACCGAAGAATTTAGTTTTAGCAGATGCGGAGGCGATCGCTGCTCAAGTACCAACTGTACTGGAAGTTGCTCCCGAATTAAATCGTCGGCAAATTGTCACCTATAGTAGTCGTACCAAGGATGTGAATATTATTGGTACTACTCCGGGATTTTTGAAGGTGCGAGATTTTGACACGGAAAAGGGGAGATTTTTTAGTGACATTGATATGCAGCGTAATAACCAAGTAGTAGTTTTGGGTAGCAAATTAACGGAACAACTATTTGGTAAACGTAATCCAATTGGTAAGCAGATTCGCATCAAAACTACGAGTTTTCAAATTATTGGGGTTTTAAAATCTAAGGGTTCTAATTTGGGTGTGAATTATGATGATGCAGCATTAATTCCCCTGACGACTAGTGCGAATCGAGTTGCTGGTAGAAATTCTCCCTATGGGATTGCCCTAGATTATATTTCTGTGTCTGCGAAGGATGGCAAAAGTGTCGATGCAGCACAGTTTCAAATTACTAATTTATTGCGGCAACGTCACAAAATTACGGGGGAGGATGATTTCTCGATTCAAACTCAAAAAGATGCACTGAAAACGGTGGGGCAAATTTCTGGCGCTTTGACTATCATGTTAGCGGCGATCGCGGGAATTTCTCTGTTTGTCGGTGGTATTGGAATTATGAATATTATGCTGGTTTCGGTGACAGAAAGAACCCAGGAAATTGGATTAAGAAAAGCCATTGGTGCAACTTCAGAGGATATCTTATTTCAATTCATGATTGAGGCAATTATTCTCTCTGCGGCGGGTGGTTTAATTGGTACTGGTTTGGGAATTGGTGCAGTCATGATAGTGGCAAGTTTAACACCTTTACAAGCAGGAATTTCTGCAACAGCAATTATTCTAACGGTGGGTGTTTCTGGGGGAATTGGTTTATTTTTTGGGGTTGTTCCTGCCCGTCGTGCAGCTAAACTTGACCCAATTATTGCTTTGAGAAGTGCTTAA